Part of the Methylorubrum populi genome is shown below.
GCCAAGAACGTCCAGGTGTTCCGGATCTATCGCTGGAACCCGGATGACGGGAAGAACCCGCGCATCGACACCTACCGGGTCGATCGCGACGATTGCGGCCCGATGGTCCTCGACGCCCTGCTCTGGATCAAGAACAAGGTCGATCCGACGCTCGTCTTCCGCCGCTCCTGCCGAGAGGGCATCTGCGGCTCCTGCGCCATGAACATCGAGGGCCAGAACGCGCTCGCCTGCACCATGGGCATCGACGAGTGCAAGACCCCCGACAACGCCCTGCCGTTCCTGACCCGCAAGGACAAGGACGGGGCGGTGCGGATCTATCCGCTGCCGCACATGCCGGTGCTCAAGGATCTCGTGCCGGACCTGACCAACTTCTACGCGCAGCACGCGGCGATCGAGCCCTGGCTCCAGACCGAAACGCCCGCCCCCGAGAAGGAGTGGAAGCAGACGCCCGAGGACCGCGCCCGGCTCGACGGCCTCTACGAGTGCATCCTGTGCGCCTGCTGCACCACGAGCTGCCCGAGCTACTGGTGGAACGGCGACAAGTTCCTCGGTCCGGCAGCCCTGCTCCAGGCCTATCGCTGGCTGATCGACAGCCGCGACGAGAATACCGGCGAGCGCCTCGACGGGCTGCACGACCCGTTCCGGCTCTACCGCTGCCACACGATCATGAACTGCGCCAACACCTGCCCGAAGAACCTCAATCCGGCCAAGGCCATCGCCGAGATCAAGAAGATGATGGTCGAGCGCGAGGTCTGATCTTTTCCAAGCACACCGCCCTTCGCGAGAGCCGCGTCCCGATCCGGGTGCGGCTCTTTGCGTTTCAGCCTCCCACGAATAGCCCGTGCCGCGGTGCTGCCCCGAGTGCGGCAGCACCGCCACACCCCCTCGAAAACCGGTCCGAGCGCGGCTTTTCCCGGCCCCGCCGCGCAGCCTGCCTTGCCGCAAGCGCATTTGCCCGCGAGGCCAAGCGCGACCGTAGCGTGTTTGGGGTGAGGGGTCTTTGATGACGCGTGGGTTCCTGTCGAAAGCCGCCTGTCTCGCGCTGGCCGCGAGCGTCGGCGCCTGCGCCTCGAACCGCTTCGAGGGCCCCCGCGAGCGTCCGCGGCCGCAGGCGGCGCTCGAACCCGCCACGCCCGCTCTGCCCGCCGGCACGGTGACGAGCGAGCCGCTCGCGCCCCCGCCGGGCGCCTCCGCCGCCCCGGGCGAGCCGCCGCCCCCGAGCGTCGCCGCCGCGCCGTCCCCGGCGCTCGAGCCGCCGCCCCCGCCCGCGCCGCCGCCGGTGGTCGCGACCGGCCGTTCCTCGGTGGTGGGCTCGTGGAACGCCACCGACGCTGCGGGAAGCTGCAAGGTCTCCCTGTCGAGCACGCCCTCGCTCGACCTCTACAAGGCCACGACCGCGGGCTGCGGCAACAAGGATCTCGCCAAGGTCTCGGCCTGGGACTTTCGCGATGGCGAGGTCTACCTCTACCAGCCGGGCGGCACGGTCGCCGCGCGCCTGCGGCAGGCCGGCGGCAGCCTCGACGGCGCCCTCTCGAAATCCGGCGCGCCGCTCTCCCTGGCGCGCTGATCGTCAGGGGTTCACCCGCACCCCGAGCAGCACCGTGTGCGCCTCGTAGGTCGAGAGCGGGATGGTGCTGTTGAGCGTCGAGTAGATGTAGCTGCCGCGCAGGGCCAGCCAGCGGTTGAAGCGGTAATCGAACCGGGCGGTGGCGGAGTAGCCCCGCTCGCGGATGCGCACGCCGTCGTAGTTGGTCGACAGGTAGGCGCCGCCGACGGTGATCGAGAGGTTGCGCAGCAGGTCGTGCTGCACTTCGAGCGTGGCG
Proteins encoded:
- a CDS encoding AprI/Inh family metalloprotease inhibitor: MTRGFLSKAACLALAASVGACASNRFEGPRERPRPQAALEPATPALPAGTVTSEPLAPPPGASAAPGEPPPPSVAAAPSPALEPPPPPAPPPVVATGRSSVVGSWNATDAAGSCKVSLSSTPSLDLYKATTAGCGNKDLAKVSAWDFRDGEVYLYQPGGTVAARLRQAGGSLDGALSKSGAPLSLAR
- a CDS encoding succinate dehydrogenase iron-sulfur subunit, coding for MAQFNLPKNSQVTEGKSWPAPDGAKNVQVFRIYRWNPDDGKNPRIDTYRVDRDDCGPMVLDALLWIKNKVDPTLVFRRSCREGICGSCAMNIEGQNALACTMGIDECKTPDNALPFLTRKDKDGAVRIYPLPHMPVLKDLVPDLTNFYAQHAAIEPWLQTETPAPEKEWKQTPEDRARLDGLYECILCACCTTSCPSYWWNGDKFLGPAALLQAYRWLIDSRDENTGERLDGLHDPFRLYRCHTIMNCANTCPKNLNPAKAIAEIKKMMVEREV